In Hwangdonia lutea, a single window of DNA contains:
- a CDS encoding helix-turn-helix domain-containing protein: MNVNNELDLAWDFVNNTDRNVFLTGKAGTGKTTFLHKLKMKSLKRMVVVAPTGVAAINAKGVTIHSFFQMPFGPILPDADLGTSSGFNRKFSKTKINIIKSLDLLVIDEISMVRADLLDGIDKTLRRFKNKNKVFGGVQLLMIGDLQQLSPVIKDNEWQLLKAHYKNGFFFSSHAYQQCNAITVELKHIYRQDNPKFIDILNEIRNNCLTQASADELNKCYRPNFVPDKNEGFITLTTHNNKAEQTNRSELDKLKSKAYTYKAEIEGKFPEYAYPNDEKLELKVGAQVMFIKNDSSNEKRYFNGKIGKVILLDKDEVVVNCPDDDFNIVTTPEIWENINYTVDAETKAITENKIGSYTQMPLRLAWAITIHKSQGLTFEKAIIDAQGAFAHGQTYVALSRCKSLGGLVLKNKIDSSQIISDTNVLSFVKHAEENQPDISVLNQSKAEFQLNLISQIFEYYQFLYPINRILDIYYKNRTVIQGQIETPLNTIKASVTNLLKVSNGFNAQLKSLSQSSEVPETNKNLQERFTKAVQYFNEQTKTSINEPIKTLAFTTDNKAVEKDINKFLDTIEELIKSKLLYFNGLSQGFSAHKFLELRAKAVFLAKDKPKKPRKSVIDGTTNLELFELLRILRNEIAEQNDLIHYQIFTQKALYEICETLPTNKKELLQVNGMGKVRVEKYGADILRVIHAYCEENDIEISKEATIFEAEKPKKKRGDTKKESLKLFKTGKSIDEIADERELNPNTITGHLAHFIPTGEIKITDLISEEHYKELKNLIPKHTFENLSDLKHQLNDKYSYGELRLVLDELKN; this comes from the coding sequence ATGAATGTAAATAACGAATTAGATTTAGCCTGGGATTTTGTAAATAATACAGACAGAAATGTGTTTTTAACAGGAAAAGCAGGTACGGGAAAAACCACGTTTTTACACAAATTAAAAATGAAATCGTTAAAGCGTATGGTTGTGGTGGCGCCAACGGGCGTAGCGGCAATTAATGCTAAAGGGGTTACTATTCATTCGTTTTTTCAGATGCCTTTTGGTCCTATTTTACCCGATGCTGATTTGGGTACTTCTTCGGGTTTCAATCGTAAGTTCAGCAAAACAAAAATCAATATAATCAAGTCTTTAGACCTTTTGGTTATTGATGAAATTAGTATGGTTCGCGCCGACTTATTAGATGGCATCGATAAAACACTCAGGCGTTTTAAAAACAAAAACAAAGTATTCGGTGGCGTACAATTATTAATGATTGGCGATTTGCAACAATTATCGCCGGTTATTAAAGACAACGAATGGCAATTGTTAAAGGCGCACTACAAAAACGGCTTCTTTTTCAGCAGTCATGCCTATCAACAATGCAACGCCATTACAGTAGAATTAAAACATATTTACCGACAAGACAACCCTAAGTTTATTGATATTCTAAACGAAATTAGAAACAATTGTTTAACCCAAGCTTCGGCAGATGAATTGAACAAATGTTATCGACCTAATTTTGTGCCCGATAAAAACGAGGGCTTCATCACCTTAACAACGCACAACAATAAGGCGGAACAAACCAATCGCTCCGAACTAGATAAACTAAAATCAAAAGCGTACACTTATAAAGCTGAAATTGAAGGGAAGTTTCCTGAATATGCTTATCCTAATGACGAAAAATTAGAACTGAAAGTTGGCGCTCAAGTGATGTTTATTAAAAATGATAGCTCCAACGAAAAAAGATATTTCAACGGTAAAATAGGTAAAGTCATTTTGTTGGATAAAGATGAGGTTGTTGTAAACTGTCCCGACGACGATTTTAATATTGTAACCACCCCCGAAATTTGGGAAAACATAAATTATACCGTTGATGCCGAAACCAAGGCCATTACGGAGAATAAAATAGGGTCGTACACCCAAATGCCGTTGCGGTTGGCTTGGGCAATAACCATTCATAAAAGTCAGGGTTTAACCTTTGAAAAAGCCATTATTGATGCCCAAGGTGCTTTTGCGCACGGGCAAACTTATGTGGCGTTAAGCCGATGCAAATCATTGGGCGGATTGGTGTTGAAAAACAAAATAGATTCCAGCCAAATTATTAGCGATACCAACGTGTTGTCGTTTGTTAAACATGCTGAAGAAAACCAACCGGATATAAGCGTGCTGAATCAATCGAAAGCTGAATTTCAATTAAATTTAATATCCCAAATCTTTGAATATTATCAGTTTTTATATCCTATCAATCGAATTTTAGATATTTATTATAAGAACAGAACCGTTATTCAAGGGCAGATTGAAACGCCATTAAATACCATTAAAGCAAGCGTTACCAATTTATTAAAAGTGAGCAATGGTTTTAATGCGCAACTTAAATCCCTGTCGCAATCTTCAGAAGTACCAGAAACAAACAAAAACTTGCAAGAGCGATTTACAAAAGCGGTTCAATATTTTAACGAGCAAACAAAAACAAGCATTAACGAGCCTATTAAAACATTGGCGTTTACAACGGATAATAAAGCCGTTGAAAAGGATATTAATAAATTTTTAGATACGATTGAAGAATTAATAAAATCTAAACTACTGTATTTTAATGGTTTGAGTCAAGGTTTTTCGGCGCATAAATTTTTAGAATTAAGAGCGAAAGCCGTGTTTTTGGCAAAAGACAAACCTAAAAAACCTCGAAAATCGGTAATAGATGGCACTACGAATTTGGAATTGTTTGAATTGTTGCGTATCCTAAGAAACGAAATTGCCGAACAAAATGACTTAATCCATTATCAGATTTTTACCCAAAAAGCACTCTACGAAATTTGCGAAACGCTACCCACCAATAAAAAAGAATTGTTGCAAGTTAATGGCATGGGAAAAGTTAGGGTGGAAAAATATGGTGCCGATATCTTAAGGGTGATTCATGCCTATTGCGAAGAAAACGATATTGAAATCTCTAAAGAGGCTACTATTTTTGAAGCAGAAAAACCCAAGAAAAAACGAGGTGACACAAAAAAGGAATCTTTAAAGTTGTTTAAAACAGGAAAATCAATCGATGAAATTGCTGATGAAAGGGAGTTGAACCCCAATACAATAACAGGGCATTTGGCTCATTTTATCCCTACGGGCGAAATAAAAATTACCGATTTAATCTCAGAAGAACACTATAAAGAATTAAAAAACCTTATTCCAAAGCACACCTTCGAAAACCTTTCGGATTTAAAACACCAATTGAACGATAAATACTCCTATGGCGAATTACGTTTGGTTTTGGATGAATTGAAGAACTAA
- a CDS encoding nucleoside deaminase, protein MNTLKKEKFMLEAVNAALKGMQNNEGGPFGCVIVKDGEIVGRGNNKVTSTNDPTAHAEVTAIRDACKNLGSFQLEGCEIYTSCEPCPMCLGAIYWARPEKVYFGSSQIDAANIGFDDEFIYKEIPLPYEKRSIPFEQLAREKALEAFKKWIEKEDKTAY, encoded by the coding sequence ATGAATACATTAAAGAAAGAAAAATTCATGCTCGAGGCTGTAAATGCAGCACTTAAAGGCATGCAAAATAATGAAGGTGGCCCTTTTGGATGCGTTATTGTTAAAGATGGCGAAATTGTTGGAAGAGGCAACAACAAAGTCACATCTACCAACGACCCCACGGCACATGCCGAAGTTACGGCCATTAGAGATGCCTGTAAAAACTTAGGCTCGTTTCAATTGGAAGGCTGCGAAATTTACACCTCTTGCGAACCCTGTCCGATGTGTTTGGGCGCTATTTATTGGGCGCGACCCGAGAAAGTATATTTTGGAAGCAGTCAAATTGACGCGGCAAATATTGGTTTTGATGATGAGTTTATCTATAAAGAAATCCCTTTGCCTTATGAAAAACGAAGCATTCCTTTTGAGCAACTAGCACGCGAAAAGGCTTTAGAAGCTTTTAAAAAATGGATCGAAAAAGAAGATAAAACAGCATATTAA
- a CDS encoding FAD binding domain-containing protein, whose amino-acid sequence MIQFILNNKTIKTSANSGMTLLDFVRYQQRLTGTKIGCREGDCGACTVLVGTLENDTINYQSITSCISPLGNAHGKHIVTVEGTNLTKKLTAVQLAMKDHYATQCGFCIPGFVVALTGFALSNSEKNHHTALDAIGGNICRCTGYKSIEKAAQHVCDKLGNTDKNSFNWLIENDFIPEYFKDIPKRLKALKAEKINQPKGKYIAGGTDLYVQQADNLIDNAVHLIFEKNEFKGIKIDEGICTIGTNSTVSDLWNHGEANRYFPNLKKHLKLVSSEQIRNMASFGGNLVNASPIGDMTIFFLALNSDIIIVNENGNERSIPLKNFYTDYKKYDLNEAELIKEIRFKLPTSHSFFNFEKVCKRTHLDIATVNAAIHISVENNTISEAHVSVGGVAAIPKYLHDTSQFLTGKSLATETILKANEMLQSEISPISDVRGSSDYKRLLARQLFFAHFTELFPKQFTLNDFVQHA is encoded by the coding sequence ATGATTCAATTCATTCTCAATAACAAAACCATAAAAACATCGGCAAATTCTGGAATGACATTGCTCGATTTTGTGCGCTACCAACAACGCTTAACAGGCACAAAAATTGGCTGTCGCGAAGGCGATTGTGGTGCGTGCACCGTTTTAGTTGGCACTTTGGAGAATGACACCATAAACTACCAAAGCATTACGTCGTGTATTTCGCCGTTGGGGAACGCCCATGGCAAACACATTGTAACGGTTGAGGGCACAAACCTGACAAAAAAACTAACCGCTGTGCAATTGGCCATGAAAGACCATTATGCAACGCAATGCGGATTTTGCATTCCGGGATTCGTGGTAGCGCTAACGGGTTTTGCCTTGTCGAATTCCGAAAAAAATCACCACACCGCTTTAGATGCCATTGGCGGAAACATTTGCCGATGCACAGGTTATAAATCTATTGAAAAAGCAGCCCAACATGTGTGCGATAAATTGGGGAATACGGATAAAAATTCATTTAATTGGTTAATTGAAAACGACTTTATTCCTGAATATTTTAAAGATATCCCGAAGCGCTTAAAAGCTTTAAAAGCTGAAAAAATAAATCAACCCAAAGGCAAATACATTGCTGGCGGAACCGATTTATACGTGCAACAAGCCGATAATTTAATTGACAATGCGGTGCACCTTATTTTTGAAAAAAATGAGTTTAAAGGCATAAAAATAGACGAGGGTATTTGTACCATCGGAACCAATTCAACCGTTTCTGATTTATGGAATCACGGTGAAGCAAACCGCTATTTTCCCAATCTAAAAAAACATTTAAAATTGGTGTCTTCGGAGCAAATTAGAAATATGGCTTCCTTTGGCGGAAACTTGGTTAACGCCTCGCCCATTGGCGATATGACCATCTTTTTTTTAGCTTTAAACAGCGATATAATCATTGTAAATGAAAACGGAAATGAACGCAGTATTCCGCTTAAAAATTTCTATACAGATTACAAAAAATATGATTTAAATGAAGCTGAACTAATAAAAGAAATTCGTTTTAAACTTCCAACTTCACATTCGTTTTTTAATTTCGAAAAAGTCTGTAAACGCACCCATTTGGATATTGCCACAGTAAATGCCGCCATTCATATTTCAGTTGAAAACAACACCATTTCAGAGGCACATGTGTCCGTTGGTGGGGTGGCTGCCATTCCGAAGTATTTACACGACACCTCTCAGTTTTTAACTGGAAAATCTTTAGCTACAGAAACTATTTTAAAAGCTAACGAGATGCTTCAAAGCGAAATTTCTCCAATTAGCGATGTTCGTGGTTCGAGCGATTATAAGCGCTTGTTGGCAAGACAGTTATTCTTTGCACATTTCACCGAGTTATTTCCAAAGCAATTCACTTTAAACGACTTTGTTCAACATGCATAA
- a CDS encoding xanthine dehydrogenase molybdopterin binding subunit, with protein MHKNKSNSSLDFKKTQVEVALKLSIKNLDSYTHLRGESLYVDDVNIRQGTFHAVVFDAPKAHGTIKHIDYSKAEALDGVERIFTYKDIPGKNQIGGIIPDEPLFAENEVHFWGMPIALIVAESEFIARQARALIKIEIEDLPVITTAKQAKTKGSFINAPRTFSLGDTEKAFTECDYVFEGETFSNGQEHLYIEAQGAYAEPLENGNIKITSSTQGPTAVQKTAAQVLGVAMHKIEVDVTRLGGGFGGKEDQATPWAVMAALATFHLNQSVKLILNRHDDLRMTGKRHPYESSYKIGLSKDLKILAYEAEFLQNSGAAADLSPAIAERTLFHATNSYFVPNVSTTVLSCKTNLPPNTAFRGFGGPQGMFVIESAIAHAAYEIGVSAHKIQEINLLRENDTFSYGQIAKQVEAKNAWNSAKSIYNIEALEKEVENFNANNSNFKKGIALMPICFGISFTNTPMNHARALVHIYLDGSVGISTAAVEMGQGVNTKIMQIAAQVFSIPIENIKIETTNTTRVANTSPSAASSTADLNGKATLKACRALLDRLKKVASEDLNVSEEHIELKDEFVYVNNKKSDLSWTELISKTMLKRVALTENAHYATPEIHFDKSKEKGHPFAYHVYGTAIITTTVDCTRGTYEFDAVKIVHDYGKSMNKAIDLGQVEGALAQGIGWMTMEEIAYNDEGRLLSNALSTYKVPDIFSVPKTVETVPLETKGHELAILKSKAVGEPPLMYGIGAYFAIQNAIKAFNPNYKLKFHAPITPEKVLMGLYKK; from the coding sequence ATGCATAAAAATAAATCAAATAGCAGTTTAGATTTTAAAAAAACGCAGGTTGAAGTTGCTTTAAAACTAAGCATAAAAAACTTGGATTCGTACACACACCTTCGTGGTGAATCGTTGTATGTTGATGATGTGAATATCAGACAAGGCACCTTTCACGCCGTGGTTTTCGATGCGCCAAAAGCACACGGAACAATAAAACATATTGATTATTCCAAAGCGGAAGCATTGGATGGTGTGGAGCGCATTTTTACCTACAAAGACATTCCCGGAAAAAACCAAATTGGTGGCATTATTCCAGACGAGCCTTTATTTGCCGAAAACGAGGTGCATTTTTGGGGCATGCCCATCGCGTTAATTGTTGCCGAATCTGAGTTTATTGCACGACAAGCTAGAGCATTAATAAAAATTGAAATTGAAGATTTACCGGTAATCACAACCGCGAAACAAGCCAAAACAAAAGGCAGTTTTATAAATGCTCCGCGCACTTTCAGTTTAGGCGATACCGAAAAAGCTTTTACTGAATGTGACTATGTTTTTGAGGGTGAAACCTTCTCAAACGGACAAGAACATTTGTACATCGAAGCACAAGGCGCCTATGCCGAACCCTTGGAAAATGGTAATATAAAAATCACTTCATCCACCCAAGGCCCCACGGCTGTTCAAAAAACAGCTGCTCAGGTTTTAGGTGTTGCCATGCACAAAATTGAAGTGGACGTTACACGACTTGGAGGTGGTTTTGGCGGAAAAGAAGACCAAGCTACACCTTGGGCTGTTATGGCTGCTTTGGCCACTTTCCATTTGAATCAATCGGTAAAATTAATATTGAACCGACACGACGATTTACGCATGACCGGTAAGCGTCACCCTTATGAAAGCAGCTATAAAATAGGTCTATCCAAAGACCTGAAAATTTTGGCTTACGAGGCTGAGTTTCTGCAAAATTCTGGAGCTGCTGCCGATTTATCGCCAGCCATTGCCGAACGCACTTTATTTCATGCTACCAACAGTTATTTTGTGCCAAATGTTAGCACAACCGTTTTAAGCTGCAAAACCAATTTGCCGCCAAACACAGCTTTTCGCGGTTTTGGCGGACCACAAGGCATGTTTGTTATAGAATCTGCTATTGCCCATGCCGCTTATGAAATTGGTGTTTCGGCGCATAAAATTCAAGAAATTAATTTGCTTCGAGAAAACGACACGTTTTCGTACGGACAAATTGCCAAACAAGTAGAAGCTAAAAACGCTTGGAATTCGGCGAAATCGATTTACAATATTGAAGCTTTGGAAAAGGAAGTTGAAAATTTCAACGCAAACAATTCAAACTTCAAAAAAGGCATAGCGCTGATGCCTATTTGTTTCGGCATTTCGTTTACCAACACCCCCATGAATCATGCGCGTGCTTTGGTTCATATTTATCTGGACGGAAGTGTTGGCATTAGTACAGCCGCTGTTGAAATGGGCCAAGGTGTTAATACCAAAATCATGCAGATTGCAGCACAGGTATTTTCTATTCCTATTGAAAACATCAAAATTGAAACCACCAACACTACCCGGGTGGCCAACACCTCGCCTTCTGCGGCAAGCTCTACGGCGGATTTAAATGGAAAAGCTACCTTAAAAGCTTGTCGCGCTTTACTTGACCGTTTGAAAAAAGTGGCTTCTGAAGACTTAAATGTTTCAGAAGAACACATTGAATTAAAAGATGAATTCGTGTATGTAAATAATAAAAAATCAGATTTATCGTGGACGGAACTCATCAGCAAAACCATGCTAAAACGTGTCGCTTTAACCGAAAACGCACACTACGCCACACCCGAAATTCATTTTGATAAATCCAAAGAAAAAGGGCATCCTTTCGCCTATCATGTTTACGGAACAGCTATTATTACAACTACGGTTGATTGTACGCGCGGTACTTACGAATTTGACGCTGTTAAAATTGTGCACGACTACGGTAAAAGCATGAACAAAGCCATTGATTTGGGGCAAGTTGAAGGTGCGCTGGCACAAGGCATCGGTTGGATGACGATGGAAGAAATCGCGTACAATGACGAGGGTCGATTGCTTTCAAATGCATTATCAACCTATAAAGTTCCAGATATTTTTTCTGTTCCAAAAACGGTTGAAACCGTTCCTTTGGAAACTAAAGGCCATGAGTTGGCCATCTTAAAATCGAAGGCTGTTGGCGAACCGCCATTAATGTACGGCATTGGGGCTTATTTTGCAATTCAGAATGCCATTAAAGCGTTTAACCCAAATTATAAACTTAAATTCCATGCCCCAATAACACCCGAAAAAGTACTCATGGGTCTGTATAAAAAATAG
- the xdhC gene encoding xanthine dehydrogenase accessory protein XdhC — translation MLNWIDLLKDYKDKREAVALITVTHCLGSTPCVVGARMIVAKNKEIHGTIGGGKLEFNAIDEAIIAINENRIITSNYTLGPEFEQCCGGKVELIIEPMNQYPKLFVFGAGHIGVEICNMMENTPFEVHLIDSRANWFSKIPLKAHVNKHETKLNDFKTFKDAVQWGNQSYVLVLTHDHKLDFDIIAMALKQKTKFLGLIGSKTKRVRFNNLLIKEMHIKEGMSNVVCPIGLELGGNSPKEIAISVVAQLIQIHYKGLPEEGFA, via the coding sequence ATGTTAAACTGGATTGATTTACTGAAAGATTATAAAGATAAGCGGGAAGCTGTGGCTTTAATTACCGTTACCCATTGCCTGGGCTCGACTCCTTGTGTGGTTGGTGCTAGAATGATTGTAGCCAAAAACAAGGAAATCCATGGGACTATTGGTGGTGGAAAATTGGAATTTAATGCTATTGACGAGGCGATTATTGCCATTAATGAAAATAGAATTATCACATCTAACTACACTTTAGGACCTGAATTTGAGCAATGCTGCGGCGGAAAAGTGGAATTAATTATTGAACCTATGAACCAATATCCGAAATTATTTGTGTTTGGCGCGGGACACATTGGTGTTGAAATTTGTAATATGATGGAAAACACACCTTTTGAAGTGCATTTAATTGATTCGCGAGCCAATTGGTTCTCTAAAATTCCATTGAAAGCTCACGTGAATAAACATGAAACAAAATTAAACGATTTTAAAACCTTTAAGGATGCGGTGCAATGGGGAAACCAAAGTTATGTGTTGGTGTTAACGCACGACCATAAACTGGATTTTGATATTATTGCGATGGCCTTAAAACAAAAAACCAAGTTTTTAGGCTTAATTGGCAGTAAAACCAAGCGTGTACGATTTAACAATTTGCTTATTAAGGAGATGCATATTAAAGAAGGTATGAGTAATGTGGTTTGCCCTATTGGACTAGAGCTTGGAGGGAATTCGCCCAAAGAAATTGCCATTAGTGTTGTGGCGCAACTCATTCAAATACACTATAAAGGTTTACCCGAAGAAGGTTTCGCTTAA
- a CDS encoding arsenosugar biosynthesis-associated peroxidase-like protein → MSKTYYDPADLKKFGNITEWNEELGAKFFDYYNSVFKDSALTAREKSLIALAVSHTEQCPYCIDAYSKDGLQRGITKEEMMEAIHVGAAIKSGATLVHGVQMMNKVNKLDG, encoded by the coding sequence ATGTCTAAAACCTATTACGACCCAGCAGACCTTAAAAAATTTGGAAACATCACCGAATGGAACGAAGAATTGGGTGCCAAATTTTTCGATTATTACAATTCGGTCTTTAAAGACAGTGCGCTCACGGCTCGAGAAAAATCGTTAATTGCGCTTGCCGTTTCACACACCGAGCAATGCCCATATTGCATTGATGCCTACTCCAAAGACGGCCTACAACGCGGTATAACCAAAGAAGAAATGATGGAAGCCATACACGTTGGTGCAGCCATAAAAAGCGGAGCCACCTTAGTTCACGGCGTGCAAATGATGAACAAAGTAAATAAACTGGACGGTTAA
- the arsS gene encoding arsenosugar biosynthesis radical SAM (seleno)protein ArsS (Some members of this family are selenoproteins.), with the protein MTKTQSLHKRQSDLAQSNRQLEILSNGIFKNGELPTFKAKIAETNQYPLKAKKLEILQINVGYMCNQVCEHCHVDAGPDRKEIMTRETMQQCLNVIKTTGAHTLDLTGGAPEMNPNFRWFVEEASKAGITDFIVRSNLTIIRANKKYHDLPEFFKKHNVHVVSSMPHWTRGKTDKQRGEGVFDQSIKALQELNAVGYGMPDSNLKLDLVYNPSGAFLPGDQMAMEKDFKKALKEDFNIQFHNLFAITNLPISRFLDYLIASENYEDYMYALVEAYNPAAVENVMCTNTLSVSWDGYLYDCDFNQMLELPVNSKANHISEYNEALLEGRNIVISQHCYGCTAGAGSSCQGVVA; encoded by the coding sequence ATGACAAAAACACAATCCTTACATAAACGCCAAAGCGATTTAGCACAAAGCAATCGGCAACTGGAAATCCTATCCAACGGTATTTTTAAAAACGGCGAACTGCCAACCTTTAAAGCTAAAATTGCCGAAACCAATCAGTATCCGCTTAAAGCCAAAAAACTGGAAATCCTACAAATAAACGTGGGCTATATGTGCAATCAAGTTTGCGAGCACTGTCATGTTGATGCGGGTCCAGACCGCAAGGAAATCATGACGCGCGAAACCATGCAACAGTGTTTAAATGTTATTAAAACCACCGGCGCCCACACTTTAGATTTAACCGGTGGCGCCCCGGAAATGAATCCCAATTTCCGCTGGTTTGTCGAAGAAGCTTCCAAAGCAGGTATTACAGATTTTATTGTGCGCTCCAATCTCACCATTATTCGCGCCAACAAAAAATATCACGATTTACCCGAATTCTTTAAAAAACACAATGTGCACGTGGTAAGCTCGATGCCTCATTGGACTCGTGGAAAAACCGACAAACAACGTGGCGAGGGTGTATTCGATCAATCGATAAAAGCATTACAAGAATTAAACGCCGTTGGTTATGGTATGCCAGACAGCAACTTAAAATTGGATTTGGTTTACAATCCGTCGGGTGCTTTTTTACCGGGCGATCAAATGGCTATGGAAAAAGATTTTAAAAAAGCGCTAAAAGAAGATTTCAATATTCAGTTTCATAATTTATTTGCCATTACCAATTTACCAATCTCACGATTTCTAGATTATTTAATCGCCTCAGAAAATTACGAGGATTATATGTATGCGCTCGTTGAAGCCTACAATCCTGCTGCGGTTGAAAACGTAATGTGTACCAATACATTATCGGTTAGTTGGGATGGTTACTTATACGATTGCGATTTTAATCAAATGTTGGAATTGCCCGTAAACAGCAAAGCCAATCACATATCGGAATATAACGAAGCACTTTTGGAAGGCCGGAATATTGTAATTTCGCAACACTGTTACGGTTGCACTGCCGGAGCCGGAAGTAGCTGCCAAGGTGTTGTGGCTTAA
- a CDS encoding rhodanese-like domain-containing protein has product MKKKIFYILLFFSGISFAQESLAEVLKKHNKESIPYITVENASKQQNAVILDAREFSEYKTSHLQNALFVGYDNFNLKKTIKKLKSKQQPVIVYCSIGVRSEDIAEKLKKAGYTNIYNLYGGIFEWKNSDFPVYNPEGKETDSIHTFDKAWSKWLKKGIKIYD; this is encoded by the coding sequence ATGAAAAAGAAAATTTTTTACATACTTCTATTTTTTTCAGGTATTAGTTTCGCCCAAGAATCACTTGCAGAGGTTTTAAAAAAACACAATAAAGAAAGCATCCCGTACATTACCGTGGAAAATGCTTCAAAACAACAAAACGCCGTTATTTTAGATGCCCGTGAATTTTCAGAATACAAAACCAGTCATTTGCAAAACGCCCTATTTGTTGGTTACGATAATTTCAATCTTAAAAAAACCATCAAAAAACTCAAAAGTAAGCAGCAGCCGGTAATCGTGTATTGCTCTATTGGCGTTCGGTCGGAAGATATTGCAGAAAAACTCAAAAAAGCAGGTTACACCAATATTTACAATTTATACGGTGGCATTTTTGAATGGAAAAACTCTGATTTCCCCGTTTATAATCCCGAAGGAAAAGAAACCGATAGCATCCATACCTTCGATAAAGCATGGAGTAAATGGTTAAAAAAAGGTATTAAAATTTATGACTAA
- a CDS encoding TIGR04282 family arsenosugar biosynthesis glycosyltransferase, with product MTKSLIIVFVKNIKLGKVKTRLAKTIGNQAAFEVYSELVKITEKATENIAIDKRIYFSDAIIESKWKNQYKAIQKGEDLGERMKNAFKKGFEDGYENIVLIGSDLPDINASYIETGLQTLKTHDVVFGPAIDGGYYLIGMSKMFNSIFDNKPWSQPHLLKVTLNELQQNAVSFGLLEPLNDIDTFEDLQASTFYKSNIKLQHRIAQLND from the coding sequence ATGACTAAATCACTCATTATCGTTTTTGTAAAAAACATCAAATTGGGTAAAGTAAAAACGCGACTCGCCAAAACCATTGGCAATCAAGCAGCTTTTGAGGTGTATAGCGAGCTGGTTAAAATCACCGAAAAAGCTACCGAAAATATAGCAATCGATAAGCGTATTTATTTTTCTGACGCTATTATTGAATCCAAGTGGAAAAACCAATATAAAGCCATTCAAAAGGGTGAGGATTTAGGCGAACGCATGAAAAACGCCTTTAAAAAAGGTTTTGAAGATGGGTATGAAAACATCGTTTTAATCGGCTCCGATTTGCCCGATATCAACGCCTCTTATATAGAAACCGGATTGCAAACCTTAAAAACCCACGATGTTGTTTTTGGTCCTGCCATCGATGGCGGCTATTACCTTATTGGCATGTCTAAAATGTTCAATTCTATATTCGACAATAAGCCGTGGAGCCAACCCCATTTATTAAAGGTAACTCTTAATGAATTGCAACAAAATGCCGTATCTTTCGGGTTGCTTGAACCCTTAAATGATATCGACACATTTGAAGATTTACAAGCTTCAACATTTTACAAATCGAATATTAAATTACAACATCGCATAGCACAATTAAATGATTGA